Within Halostella limicola, the genomic segment CAAGAGCGTTCGGGCCGCTGTCCGTCACTTGCCGCCGGTGAATTACGTTCGTTGGTGGATTACGTTCGTCGACGGATCTCGTCGCTCACGCTTCGAGGACTTCGACGAGGTTGTTCTCGGGGTCGCGGAGAAAGAGGATACGCGTGCCGCTGGCGGTAGTCTGGGGCTCGCTCACCGTCTCGACGTCTTCGGGGAGGCCCTCGAAGAACGCGTCGAGGTCGTCGATGGCGAAGCCGAGATGTTTCGCGCCGGCCTGGTTGACGCTCTCGGCCGTCGCGTCGTCGCGGGCGGGGTCGTACTCCACGAGTTCGACGCGAGCGCCACCCGCGTCGAGGTGGGCGAAGTTCCCGGCGGCCCCGTCGACCCCGACGCCGGTCGCGAACGATTCGCCCGATACCGAGAAACGGTCCAGGACGTCGAGACCGAGCACGTCCTCGTAGAACTCGACGGCCTCGTCCAGATCAGTCACCGTCACGCCGTAGTGGTGCGCTTCGAGTCGCGACATACTCTGTCGAGAGCGCGAGAAGGACAAAGTCGCTTCGTCTCGACGGAGAAGGCTCCGGCTCGATGGGACGGGTCCCGTGACGGGAGCAGCCGTGGACGGTGTGACGGACGGCGGGACGGTCTACGGTCGCCGTTGCTGACGGACAGACACCTCTATCGATTTGTTCGAGGTGGCGACGACGGACCGTCGCGACGAAACGACCCACCCACGCCTCTATCGATTTGTTCCGTCGGGGATGCGGGGACACCCACACACCTCTATCGATTTGTTCGAGATGAAGAGAACGGGGAGGACCGGGAACAGTCGAACAGCCGCGATCTAACGAGGGTCTGAGGAAGGAGGATTTAAGTATCCACGAACAGCGAAAATCCACGGACTGCACGCTAATGGAACAAATCGATATCGGGGTGTGTTCTTCTAGTCTTCTAGAACTAGACTAGAAAGAAGAAGAGAAAGAGTAGAACCGAACCAACCGAAACGACACGGATACGTCCACCGTACCGCGCGTTCCGTCTTCTACACCCCGCCCCTTTCTCACGCCGGAACAAATCGATAGAGGTGTGTCTGTGTGTCCTCGATACGTCTAGCTGCACTGAGACGACACTGACCCCTCATCCCGACCTCCCAAGCTCTCTCATCCGGAAGCGACGACGTACCTTCGCCGAGGTCGAACAAATCGTCGGAGGTCCCACGGAGAGGACCGCATACGTCGGTATTCTCCCCGAAGAACGGCTATTCGGCGGCAAAACAAATCGACAGGGGGAACCTTTTTGCCGGGGGAACGGAATGGGGTAGGTATGTCAGGTCCCGGCGACGGCGACTCCAGGAACGCAGGGTCGATAAAGGACATGATCCTGGAGCAAGAGGAGACGGCGACGCTCATCCGCGACCGGACGCTGCTCGACCCGACGAAGATCGTCGACGAGGACCGGATCGTCGGCCGGGACGAGCAGCTGTCGGCGATAACGCGCCATCTCCGCGTCGCGATAAGCGGCGAGCGACCGCCGAACCTGTTTCTCTACGGCCCGTCCGGGACGGGCAAGTCCCTGATCATCAACGCGGTCTGTCAGAACATCGTGGACCTCACCGAGAACCGCGACACGAACTTCGGCGTCTTCCAGATGAACTGCCAGAACGTCGGGACCCTCGGGTCGGCCGTCTACGAACTCGCGCGCAAGGTCGCGGACGACGCCGGCGTGGAGGTGGGCGTCCCCGAGCACGGCATCCCGACGAAGAAGAAGTGGAACGAGCTCTACCGGCTCGTCAACGAGCACTACGACATCGCGGTCTTTGTCCTCGACGAACTCGACATGCTCGTGGGCCGCCGGGACAAGGACGAACCGGCCTTCTCACGGCTTCTCTACCAACTCTCCCGTGCAGGAAGCACCAACGAGATCACGGCGAAGATCTCCGTCGCGGCGATCTCAAACGACACGAAGATGATGGAGGACGTCGGTTCCCGCGCGCTGAGTTCGTTCACTCCGGAGGACGTCCACTTCGACGACTACGACGCCAACCAGCTCCGCGAGATCCTCGAACACCGCCGCGACGCGTTCCACGACGGCGCGCTCTCGGGCGACGTCATCCCGCTCGCGTCTGCGTTCGCCGCTCAGACCCACGGCGACGCCCGCAAGGCGATCGACCTCGTCCGGACCGCGGGTTCGATCGCCGAGCGCGCCGGCGCCGAACAGGTCCGCGAGGAGGACGTCCGACGGGCACAGGACAAGGTCGAGAAGAACCGCGTACTGGAGGTCACGCGCGGCATCTCGACCCAGAAGAAGCTCTGCCTGTACGCGACGGCCGCCGTCGCGACGGAGACCGGGGACAGCGCCGCCAAGAGCCCGCACGGGTACACGGTGTACCAGTACCTCACACAGACGCTCGACGCCGAGCAGTACCATCAGGAGACGTACGTCAACAAGATGAAGGAACTGACGACGTACTCGCTGGTCGAGTCCGAGCGGAAGAGCCAGGGACCGAACTCCGGGAGCTATCTGGAGTTCACTTTCGGCGAGGACCCGGACACCATCATCGAGACGCTCCGGGAGGATTCCCGCATCGAAGACGTCCACGAGGACGAGCTCCGCGCGGTCGTGAACGCGCAGCTCCGGGAGTGAGCGCGAACAAATCGATAGAGGTGTGTGGGCGTCCCCGCATCCGCGGCGAAACAAATCGATAGAGGTGTGGGGGAGCGCGGACGACGCCCCGAACAAATCGATAAGGGTGTGCTGACGCCGTTTACCGAAGGACGAACTGTCCGACGTGTTGGTGTCGGAGGCGTCTTCAAGTGAGGCCGAACAAATCGATAACGGCGTCTCCGTGGCGGCGATGACCTTCCGAACAAATCGATAACGGTGCGATCGGTCACCTATCCTGATCACCGTAGCAAGGTCTAAACCCCGGTCTAAATCGGGACAGGTGAGTCGATGGCCCCTACCGGTCGTCCGAACGGGCAGCCCAAACAAATCGATAGAAGTGAGACGGGAAACCAGGGGACAGTCGGAACAAATCGATAGAGGTGGGCGGTTGACCCCGAGCGTGGAAAGCCGAGATCGAACGTAGTATACCGCGCCCGAAACTCGAAGACGGTGGCTATCGGTCGAAGACGGCGACTACCGGTAGAATACCCCGATCCAGGGACGAACAAATCGATAGAGGTGTCTCACCGGAGATAACGCTCCCGGCATCCCCCTTTTGATGGACTCTGACGGGGCCGGCCCCGGCCGACGCAGCATCGATCTCCGTCGGTTCGCAAAGCTCCGAACGGTTCGCAAACGTCCGAAAACACCTTGTGAGAAACCTTCGATAGGCGGCGTATGCCGACCGACTTCGTCACGCCGCCGCCGCTCTCGCCCGGCGACCGCGTCGCGGTGGTCGCCCCGTCGAGCGGCGGCGCACGTAACGCGCCGCACGTGTTCGAACTCGGCCTGACCCGCCTCCGCGAGGAGTTCGACCTCGAACCGGTCGTGTATCCGACCGCGCGACAGAGCGACGAGTATCTGGTTGCCAGCCCGCGAGCGCGGGCGGCCGACGTCCACGCTGCGTTCCGGGACCCCGACATCGCTGGGGTCGTCGCCACGATCGGCGGTTGGGACCAGTTGCGCGTCCTGCGTCACCTCGATCCCGGGGTCCTGCGCGCGAACCCGACCCGGTTCTACGGGATGAGCGACAACACCAACCTCTCGCTCGCGCTGTGGAACGCCGGCGTCGTCTCGTACAACGGCGGGCAGTTGCTGAACGAACTCGCCGTCCCCGGGGAACTCCCCGAGTACACGAAGCGGTACTGCCGCCGCGCGTTCTTCGAGGAGTCGCTCGGCGACCTCGACGCGTCGGCGGAGTGGACCGACGAACCGAGCACGTGGTGGACGAACCCCGACGAACTCGACTCGCCGCCCGCGTACGAGCCGAACCCCGGGTGGCAGTGGGCCGGCGGAACGGACGCGGTCACCGGTCGCCTCTGGGGCGGGAACCGGCAGATCGTGGAGTGGTACCTCGCGGCCGACCGACACGTCCCCGACGCCGAGCAACTGGACGGGGCCGTTCTGGCCCTGGAAACCGCAGAAGACCTGCCGAGTCCCACCGACGTTCGCGGGACGCTGATGGCGATGGGTGAGCGAGGCCTGCTCGAGCGATTCTCCGGG encodes:
- a CDS encoding VOC family protein produces the protein MSRLEAHHYGVTVTDLDEAVEFYEDVLGLDVLDRFSVSGESFATGVGVDGAAGNFAHLDAGGARVELVEYDPARDDATAESVNQAGAKHLGFAIDDLDAFFEGLPEDVETVSEPQTTASGTRILFLRDPENNLVEVLEA
- a CDS encoding orc1/cdc6 family replication initiation protein, giving the protein MSGPGDGDSRNAGSIKDMILEQEETATLIRDRTLLDPTKIVDEDRIVGRDEQLSAITRHLRVAISGERPPNLFLYGPSGTGKSLIINAVCQNIVDLTENRDTNFGVFQMNCQNVGTLGSAVYELARKVADDAGVEVGVPEHGIPTKKKWNELYRLVNEHYDIAVFVLDELDMLVGRRDKDEPAFSRLLYQLSRAGSTNEITAKISVAAISNDTKMMEDVGSRALSSFTPEDVHFDDYDANQLREILEHRRDAFHDGALSGDVIPLASAFAAQTHGDARKAIDLVRTAGSIAERAGAEQVREEDVRRAQDKVEKNRVLEVTRGISTQKKLCLYATAAVATETGDSAAKSPHGYTVYQYLTQTLDAEQYHQETYVNKMKELTTYSLVESERKSQGPNSGSYLEFTFGEDPDTIIETLREDSRIEDVHEDELRAVVNAQLRE
- a CDS encoding S66 family peptidase — protein: MPTDFVTPPPLSPGDRVAVVAPSSGGARNAPHVFELGLTRLREEFDLEPVVYPTARQSDEYLVASPRARAADVHAAFRDPDIAGVVATIGGWDQLRVLRHLDPGVLRANPTRFYGMSDNTNLSLALWNAGVVSYNGGQLLNELAVPGELPEYTKRYCRRAFFEESLGDLDASAEWTDEPSTWWTNPDELDSPPAYEPNPGWQWAGGTDAVTGRLWGGNRQIVEWYLAADRHVPDAEQLDGAVLALETAEDLPSPTDVRGTLMAMGERGLLERFSGVLVGRPPGRSFLEEPPREEREAYREQVYDAVVEEVGRYNPDAAVVCGLDWGHTTPVAPLPVGERVTVDPADETVQFH